tataaaggagcaccgtttactgtagtgtataaaggagcaccgtttactgtagtgtataaaggagcaccgtttactgtagtgtataaaggagcaccgtttactgtagtgtataaaggagcaccgtttactgtagtgtataaggagcaccgtttactgtagtgtataaaggagcaccgtttactgtagtgtataaaggagcaccgtttactgtagtgtataaaggagcaccgtttactgtagtgtataaaggagcaccgtttactgtagtgtataaaggagcaccgtttactgtagtgtataaaggagcaccgtttactgtagtgtataaagagCACATTTGTATGTTGCTGCCCCTCATTAAAACTGTGACACCTTGGCCCTGATTCCTGATTTGTAGTTAGTTACCTGTATTTAGCTGGATATTCTCCAAATGCCTTCAGTAACGTCACAAGTCTCTTCTTGTTTAGACCGTCAGGCAGTTCATTCTGAAAAAGAAAATCCACAAATCAGTTGAACGCCTCACTTGATTCAAAAGAACATCATTCAAAATTTGGATGAGGAAAACCAATGGTAAAATCACGAGACAGCACGGCTCCAGACCAGAGAACTAAATAAGGTCATGCTATTATACGGTCACTATGAGATTATACCACAAGTATCTATGCTTCTGTCTGCCATGTGTTTCTGCATGCTCTACAGATGTAGGCTCTTAATTTGAGGCAGTTTGCTACAGAGGGAAAATAATCCtggagcaacaggaaatgtgcattataatatggattataattaatggacattttttgtacgGGTCGAAATATGACATTTTCAAGGGGCAATTACAAACTTgagaagccttttaaaaccttGAATGCAAGTTCGCATTTCCTGTtgtgcaacaaaagagtgatccaatgaatatcctacatctgtacctctTTATCCTCTGTCATGGGGACAGCTGGAGGCCTCAGGACTTTGGTCTTGACTCGTCGACCAGAGGTTTTGGCCGGCCGCTGGACCGCTTCTGACTTCACCTTCATCGTCAGAGCCGAACACTCTCCACCAGACACCACTTTGACCAGGGACGGAGGAGGCTAGGAGAGGATGACGAGTGGCTCAGGGGAAGGCAGAAACATGACTGATGTGTGCTAATCTTAAAAACTACACAGATGAAACAAAGCTGCCTGGGTCATTTAGCAAAATTCAAGGACACGTGTCAGATGAACAGCCTTTTTAATCATTCTGATGATTGCTACCTTGTTGTAGTCCTGGGTCAGACACTGAACACTGTAGATGTTCAGGCTGCCATTATCCATTATCGTGACAATATGGCGTCCGTTGGGACTGACAGTGGCTGCGGTGATGGCGTCATCATGGGATCCGATGTTGAAGAGCAGCTTGCAGGTCTGGATGTTGATGAAACGCATCACACCATCCTGACTCAGCACCCCAAGAGTCTGAAGAACAAAAACTAAATGTTTTCTCATTTACCAACCACCGAGACAAATAAAGCATGTTCTCCAAAATACATCAGTATCAGATAGCATTGGCTGTACATTGGCTGCTTTCTTGGCAAGGGTTCACTTGAAAAAGAGATGTAAAACTCAACGTGACTTccgtggttaaataaaggatgaataaatagaatgaatgaatgaatgaatgaatacatACCTGGCTGGCCCCACCATCGAAGCTGTCTGGTAGGAACTCCAGCTGTCTGACAGTGCGGACCTTGGGAGGCATCTGGACCACTCTAAGCAGCTGCCTGGTGTCCAGACACCACAGATGGAGAAGGTTGGATCTGCCCCCTGCAGCCAGAATCTTCCCATCACTTTGAAGAGAACACAAATGGTTTTAGGAGGACATTACTGGTACTGAACATCTGCTTTGTTGTTCAGGGCTTATCTGTAATAGTCATagccacacagacaaacacactttTCTATATTAGACTTCCACTTCCACTCAACctttcaaaaacacacacacaccgtgtgaCAGCAAATGCCTTGTAGTGTATCCTGGGTCCCTCATCAGGAACAGGCAGCTGGTATTTGCAGAACAACGTGTCACTCTCCCAGGCAAAGATGGAGTCATCGTTGAAACAGCTGAGGATGGTGTTACTCAGAGGAAGAAAGAACACCTAGGAAAAAAATAACACACACAGTTCAAATGAATTTTCACAAATTCAGATAAATTGTTTAGAGTTctacaaaatgtaaaatataaaaagGCACTGTGTGAATTTTTCCATTATGTATTCATTGTATTGTCAAATCGGAAAATGAAATGATTCAGTTCTGTAAATGATCTAACCCTCTGTATGCCGACAGATTGACGGACATTGAGTTTCCTCTTCCTCTGGAAGGTGTCCAGGTCCCAGAGCTGAGCCGTGTCAGCTGACGTACTGATGGCGTAGCGGCCAGAGCCATGGACCGACACGGAGGATACCGCCCCCTCGTGACCCCGCATCCAACTCACCAGCTGCTTCGTATCTGACGGaatcaaacaatcaatcaatctgtTTATTGTTCCAATTGGCAAACACCCGGCAAAAACGCCATTATCTGATGGAATCATTGGTCTTTCAATGTACTGGAAGTTTGGGTACACAGGCAAATACACCACAGAAGATGACTTTACCCTCCTCAATCAGCTAATCAATTCCTAACCTTTTGGAAAACAATTATGCAGCAATGTAAGGAGTCATACCTTTGTCAAAGCACTTGATGGAGTAGTCTGCAAGAGCAACCAAGAATTCCGTTGTTCTGCGCAAGTTGAAAGCCAAGGCAGTGCAAGCTTGACCAGTTTTCTGAACAAGTctaaacctggagagagacagaacaggtatGAGCACAGCCTGCACCAGTAAGAGTATTGCAATGCAATATTGTGGTGTTGACAGTGTGACATACTGCACCTGTTTCTAGTGATGTCAAAGACATAAATATTCCCATGGTGGTCTCCAGCCAGGAAAGAGTCCCCAGTAGTGTCAAAGGTGACATGAAGGaagtggactgttttggactGGTAGGCAGCTGCACTGCGAATCACTGTGACCACGACCCTGTTAAAGCAAAAACGGTTATTATGGTCTACATACAAGATGCACGTCTAGCTGTCAGACAAGAATGCAAAGCACAGCTTCTATTCAAGATATGCAGAAACAAACAATAACAATCCCCTCTCGTTTACGATCAACAACACTCAACAGCCAGGCTTCACTATCACAAGGTGATGGAGACTCAACAAGTGGGTTATGAGCTAACATTATCCTTTGCAACGACCTACCCAGTATTACTTGGTGTTGGTTTTCGATGCCATACTTTTCCCTCCTCCTTGTTTCCAATGTCGGTcgtttgcatttttttttttttatgagcagAATTGGGGATATGATACGTTTggatctagctagctagcgagttaGCAGTGGTAACTAATTCACAGTTGATTAGCAAGCCGGCTAGCCTGAATACCAGCCTATCGTCTGGCGGTCTGTACAGCGCGAAATTTGAAAGAACACGTTATTGCTGGTCTCCAATCGCAAGAAGAGCATTCACAAGCATATTATCGAGCAGTCAATATCCCGCTAAATGATTTATTGAGAACAAAACTCAAATGAAAGCCATAGTTATAAATCTGTCTTCAGTTAAAAAGTTGTCAGCGGTTATCTTGTCGCTTCTTGAATGACGTCAAGAATGGGATGTAAACAGTAGCAGGAATTGTGGTTACTGGAGTTCTCTACGATCAAATAGGATAAATTGGAGGATTGGAGGTTTGAAACCTCTCTGTGTAGATGTACCACAGTTAAAAAGTTACAAGAGAGAAAAAACTAATAAATGTGATTGTTCTAAAGTCATTACTGCTAATTATAAGGGGGTGGATAACATAGCCATAGGCCATGAAGGTGGACAAGGACCAATGCCATGTCAAGTTTTGGTTTAGCAAAAAGTATGATAGGTGGACACTTTCTCAAGGTgatcacaatacaatacaatatcaaatgtatctagctagctacagtatttcacACCTGTCTTGTTTGCCTGCACTTTTAGCTACGCGGTTCTAATTATATACACTAACGTTGCTTTCAATTGTATTGAGACAAAATATCTTAAAGGATCATATTATTAAACAGACTTTCCAaaagtgggtctgttgtagacccACTTTCTCTCTGCTGACCTcatgtcaaaataaaagtcctgcaCGTGCACCATAAGTGGTCAAAAAAGGAATAACTTGTGGGGGGCTTTTATTTTGACATTAAGTAAGCAGAGAGGAAGTGGGTCTACAACATACCCACGTTTGGTAAGTGTGTTTAATAATACGATCCTTtagatattttgtctcaaattccCCAGCCATAATGACCAACCGTCCTGCCCACCGGCACAGTAGGTTCAAATGCCATTGTATTTAACTTCTGGCTTCCCACGGTATGTTTTTGcgcaaccggcctcacaactgcagactgtGTGTAACCATGTCAGCCCAAGACCTCCATATCCGTCTTCTTCACCTactggatcgtctgagaccagccacccggacagctgatgaaactgggggtttgcacaaccaaagaatttctgcacaaactgtcagaaatcgtctcagggaagctcatctgcgtgatcatcgtcctcaccagggtcttgtccagtggaggctgctgaggggaggatggctcattataatggctggaacagagcaaatgaaatgggaacatgtgtttgatgtatttgataccattacacctattctgctccagccattaccacgagcccgttcgccacaattaagttgccaccaacctcctgtggtcttgacctgactgcagtcagtgggcaaatgcttacCTTCGATGGataaatcccggtttcaactgtaccggacagatgacgtcgtgtgggcaagcggtttgccgatgtcaacgttgtgaacagagtgcccaatggtggggttatggtatgggcaggcataagctacggacaacaaacacaattgcattttatcaatggcaacttgaatgcacagagatgccaTAACGAGATCATGAGGCCCATTATCGTGCCATTCattcgccgccatcacctcatgtttcagcatgataatgcacagccccatgtcacaaggatctgtacacaattcctggaagatgaaaatgtcccagtttttccatggcctgcatactcacctgacatgtcaaccattgagcatgtttgggatgctctggatcgacgtgtacaacagtgtgttccagttcctgccaatatccagcaaattcgcacagccattgaagagaagtgggaaaacattccacaatcaacagcctagtcaactctatgcaaagggaATGTGTCACGCTGCAAGAGGCAAATGGTGGTGTCATCAGCTACGGatcggttttctgatccacgcccctacctttttttaaaggtttctttgaccaacagatgcatacagtgagggaaaaaagtatttgatcccctgctgattttgtacgtttgcccactgacaaagaaattatcagtctataattttaatggtaggtttatttgaccagtgacagacagaataacaacaaaaaaatcctgaaaacgcatgtcaaaaatgttataaaaggattagcattttaatgagggaaataagtatttgacccctctgcaaaacatgacttagtacttggtggcaaaacccttgttggcaatcacagaggtcagatgtttcttgtagttggcaaccaggtttgcacacatctcaggagggattttgtcccactcctctttgcagatcttctccaaatcattaaggtttcgaggctgacgtttggcaactcgaactttcagctccctccacagattttctatgggattaaggtctggagactggctaggccactccaggaccttaatgtgcttcttcttgagccactcctttgttgccttgcccgtgtgttttgggtccttgtcatgctggaatacacatccatgacccattttcaatgccctggctgagggaaagatttgacggtacatggtcccgtccatcgtccctttgatgcggtaaagttgtcctgtccccttagcagaaaaacacccccaaagcataatgtttccacttccatttttgacggtggggatggtgttcttggggtcataggcagcattcctcctccaaacacggcgagttgagttgatgccaaagagctccattttggtctcatctgaccacaacactttcaaccagttgtcctctgaatcattcagatgttcattggcaaacttcagacgggcatgtatatgtgctttcttgagcatggggaccttgcgggcgctgcaggatttcagtccttcacggcatagtgttaccaattgttttcttggtgactatggtcccagctgccttgagatcattgacaagatcctcccgtgtagttctgggctgattcctcaccgttctcatgatcattgcaactccacgaggtgagatcttgcatggagacccaggccgagggagattgacagttcttttgtgtttcttccatttgcgaataatcgcatcaactgttgtcaccttctcaccaagctgcttggcgatggtcttgtagcccattccagccttgtgtagatctacaatcttgtccctgacatccttggagagctctttggtcttggccatggtggacagtttggaatctgattgaatgattgcttctgtggacaggtttcttttatacaggtaacaaactgagattaggagcactccctttaagagtgtgctcctaatctcagctcgttacctgtataaaagacacttgggagccaaaaatctttctgattgagagggggtcaaatacttatttccctcattaaaatgctaatcaatttctaacatttttgacatgcgttttttttttcaggatttttttgttgttattctgtctctcactgttcaaataaacctaccattaaaattatagactgagcaaacgtacaaaatcagcaggggatcaaatactttttccctcactgtatctgtatttccagtcatgtgaaatccatagattatggcctaaggaatttatttaaattgactgatttccttatatgaactgtaactcagtgcaatcttagaaattgttgcattttgtgtttatatttttgttcggtgtaaATCATTcaacatttcaacttcaatggggtaacaTCAGATTCtagacgtcccaaggatcccagatagcaaggACTGCGGCGCAAATTCGACAGGAAGTGAGCAGTTCAAGAGCTAGTCACGAGAAGATTGAGGTATAATAAGAAGCCACGTCATGAAAACTTGACTGAGGAAACAAACGTTCGTGAATAATTGTTGTAATCGAAAGGGAATTATAACACAAGGGGTATCGTCAGTCACCACAGGACTTTGGGACTGTTCGTTTGCCTTTAGGCAATTCGTTGACTGTGGTCGTTTTGCCAAGATCGTATGGAAAGATGTCAGATATCGGGGACTGGTTCAAAACAATCCCGTTCATCACCCGGTACTGGTTTGCTGGGTCGATTGCGGTTCCCTTGATAGGTAAACTGGGACTAATCAGTCCCATGTACCTCGTCTTATGGCCAGAGAACTTCTTTCACAAATTTCAGGTGAGTTATGGGCAGTGGGGTTGTTTATGTGTGCTACAATTCGCTGTGTTGCTATGATAGCCTAGCATCAAGGCTAGCAGGCCTTGGATTGTACGAGGGATGTGAATTCAGTCCAATCATAAAACAAACAGGTTGGACTTCCGGGATGCGTGAAGACGCTAGTTCAATGATAGGTTAGCAGCATTTTCAATAGCAATTATGTACAAATTAACTACATGATTATTCCGAAAGGTTTGGTGAATATCTCACAAATATTTGATGTTCCAGCATTTGTTACAGGTTTGGTTGAGTGAGGTTTGACCAAAAATGTCAATACAATTCCAACAGGGGGCGCTATCACATCCATCTTTGGACATCCTCATCATAACTGGCTCCTCCCACATTACATACAGTAGTCATTATGACTCTCAAGCAAGCAAGGGTTTTAATCATAGTCTTCTGACAGGTGGTGTCACACTAGACCCTTCTTTTGGTACTGGACCCCAGCTCTATGAcctgggttcacacacacacacacacacacacacacacacacacacacacacacacacacacacacatacacacagtggtgtaaagtacttaagtaaaaatacttgaaagtaccaCTTAATTATTAgtttacttttacttttatttcactacaaTCCTAAATAAAATGttctttttactccaaacattttccctgacacccagaagTACTTGTTAtattttcaatgcttagcaggacaggaaagtggtccaattcactcacttatcaagagaacatccctactgcctctgatctggcagactcactaaacacaaatgcttcgtttgtaaacgATGTCTGCGTGTTGTAGTGTGCCCTGGGCTATCcttaaaaaaatattcaaaatattCAAAACATCTTGGTTTCTATTTGAATTTattaatacttttacttttgatacttaagtatatttaaaaccaaatacttttactcaagtagtatttttttggggggtgacTTTTACATTTCTATTATACTTTTCAAATGTTCTATtacagtatctttacttttaatcaAGTATGATAATTGGGTTATTTTCCACCACGAACACATACAGGGTGGACAGTATCGGTTCTCGGCCCTGACAGCTCAGATGACTACTGGTTATCTTGTGAAGGCAGAGTAGGTTTCCATTGGTGATGCCACAGCTGGCACACCTGTGCTGGGCAGTCTGGGCTGTTCCATTCCCCCCCTACCAGTTACTGCCctggtaccccccccccccctaccagTTACTGCCctggtaccccccccccccctaccagTTACTGCcctgcccccccccaccaccagttACTGCCCTGACATGTCTAAATGCTAACagactctgtatctctctctctacaggtatGGAGACCAATCACCTCCACCCTATACTTCCCTGTGGGCCCTGGAACAGGCTTCCTCTACCTAGTGAATCTTTATTTCCTCTACCAGTACTCTACCAGGCTGGAGACAGGTGGGTTCACACAGTACTCTACCAGTACTCTACCAGGCTGGAGACAGGTGGGTTCACACAGTACTCTACCAGTACTCTACCAGGCTGGAGACAGGTGGGTTCACACAGTACTCTACCAGGCTGGAGACAGGTGGGTTCACACAGTACTCTACCAGGCTGGAGACAGGTGGGTTCACACAGTACTCTACCAGGCTGGAGACAGGTGGGTTCACACAGTACTCTACCAGGCTGGAGACAGGTGGGTTCACACAGTACTCTACCAGGCTGGAGACAGGTGGGTTCACACAGTACTCTACCAGGCTGGAGACAGGTGGGTTCACACGGTACTCTACCAGGCTGGAGACAGGTGGGTTCACACGGTACTCTACCAGGCTGGAGACAGGTGGGTTCACACGGTACTCTACCAGGCTGGAGACAGGTGGGTTCACACGGTACTCTACCAGGCTGGAGACAGGTGGGTTCACACAGTACTCTACCAGGCTGGAGACAGGTGGGTTCACACAGTAC
The window above is part of the Salmo salar unplaced genomic scaffold, Ssal_v3.1, whole genome shotgun sequence genome. Proteins encoded here:
- the LOC123738997 gene encoding uncharacterized protein, producing MSDIGDWFKTIPFITRYWFAGSIAVPLIGKLGLISPMYLVLWPENFFHKFQVWRPITSTLYFPVGPGTGFLYLVNLYFLYQYSTRLETGGFTQYSTSTLPGWRQVGSHSTLPVLYQAGDRWVHTVLYQAGDRWVHTVLYQAGDRWVHTVLYQAGDRWVHTVLYQAGDRWVHTVLYQAGDRWVHTVLYQAGDRWVHTVLYQAGDRWVHTVLYQAGDRWVHTVLYQAGDRWVHTVLYQAGDRWVHTVLYQAGDRWVHTVLYQAGDRWVHTVLYQAGDRWVHTVLYQAGDRWVHTVLYQAGDRWVHTVLYQAGDRWVHTVLYQAGDRWVHTVLYQAGDRWIHTVLYQAGDRWIHTVLYQAGDRWVHTVLYQAGDRWVHTVLYQAGDRWVHTVLYQAGDRWVHMVL